The segment accacgctaacgcagtccccctgacacccacacagtctctcaggcggtctaaaagaattgtgtggtcgactgtgtccaaggcagctgtaagatctaaaagcactaaaatggcagagctgccagaatcagacattaaaagcaagtcattaaaaacctttaaaagtgcagattcagtactgtgcaaagctttgtatccagactgaaatggatctaaagtgctattttcatctaaaaaaaggctgcagttgtgccagaacacatttctccaaaatctttgacacaaaaggtcatttggaaacgggccgataatttgacaaacttgtcggatttACCTTGTTTCAAAGtccgttttaaaggacatgtatgtgtgtaatcaacgttgtatcgatgtcttgtgcctgctgggtttagATTACCGGCAGTTTAATCTCTCAGCTAGTAACGAAATGTTTTTCCTTGCAGGTTCTCTATGCATGGACGTCATTGTGCCCAGTAAAATCAACGTAAAGAATGGGACCGATATCAAAATCCCCTGCACTTTCACTTCCTGCTATAAAATATACCCGCCCAAGTTCGTCATGAACTGGACCTACCAAGAAACGGTCAACGACACGGAAAAAATGGTAAGAATGTCATAGCCAAGGTTCGAACCCTACTTACTGTAAACCGTCTCTTTCTTAACTTCTCTCCGTAGTTTATGGTGTACAACCAGAAGAAAGGAATGATGGCCCGGCGCTTTGCAGACCGGGTCACGCTGCCAGACAGGGTCCCGTTCGCCGACCGGGTCACGTTCGCGGGGAACCTGGAAAAGAATGACCTGTCAGTCATCTTGTCCGATGTTCAGGAGGACGACGAGGGCTTGTATCACTGTTACGTGATCAATCCCCCGGACCGCATACACGGACACGGCTTCATAAAGCTCAATGTTTTTCCTGAACGTAAGATGATAGCCCTACCAAGAACTGAACTTCACTACGATATTTCTACGTAGATTTTAGTTCAGCTATTATCCCTTGTGCTCGGCCTGACTGGacggtatttttttattatcattctcAGCATTATTTCGAAACCAAATTAAGCATTAATGTACCACGTTTTTCCGATTATAAGGTGAATTAAAGGggtccacgtcccaagagctagttcatgtagccgaggatcggattgcctagtgccctgccttcggttgCCGCCCATTGGAAGGGAGACCTACGTtgtctcttcgggctgtgcccggtcgatgagaatcagcacctccaagtccgagtccatggttcttgtccggaaaagggtgtagtgcTATCTCAGGGTTGgagagaagaccctgccccaagcggaggagttcaagtacctcggagtcttgttcacgagggaCGGGAGAATGGATCGTGGGATCGGGTCGGCGTCTCCAGTAATGCGGAcaccgtatcgatccgttgtggtgaagaaggagctgagccggaagggaaagctctcaatttaccggtcgatctacgttcccatcccagctttgggttataaccgaaaggacaagatcccgggtacgagcggccgaaatgagtttcctcctctttGAGAAGCTCTGTCTGaactcgaagtaaagccgctgttcctccgcatggagaggagccaggtgaggtggttcaggcatctggtcaggatgccacccgagcgcctcccgagggaggggtttagggcacgtccgacccggagcaggccatggggaagacccaggacacgttgggaagactatgtctcccggctggcctgggaacccctcgggattCCTAGGTAGGAgctggacggagtggctggggagagggaagtctgggctatgacccgacctcggatatgcggaagaagatggatggatgatggaacaAAGGGCTTATATTaggatttttttaacttttaaaacacttccttgtggtctacataacatgtgatggtggttctttggtcaaaaagtcgcatagattatgttttacagaccatcttcacaACGGTCCTATTTATCTCCTTACGGGTCTACTTCGACAGCCGTCATCTTTGTGGTACCattagtttttagtgcttccatagcgagtctacagacagatataagttcgaactcgagatgtccgataatggcttttttgccgatatccgatattctgatattgtccagctcttaattaccgataccgatatcaacccataccgatatatgcagtcgtggatttaacacattattatgcctaattttgttgtgatgccccgctggatgcattaaacaaggtttacccaaaataaatcaactcaagttatggaaaaaaaatgccaacatggcactgccatatttattattgaagtcacaaagtgcatgatttttttttaacatgcctcaaaaacagcagcttggcatttgggacatgctcttcctaagagagcatgaggaggttgaggtgtgggtgatagcgggggtgtatattgtagcgtcccagaagagttagtgctgcaagggattcttggtatttgttattttgtgtgtgtattgtgttacggtgtggatgttctcccgaaatgtgtttgtcattcttgtttggtgtgggttcacagtgtggtgcatatttgtaacggtgttaaaagttgtttacacggccaccctcagtgtgacctgtatggctgttgagcaagtatgcgtttcattcacttgtgtttgtgtgaaaagccgtagatattatgtgactgggccggcacgcaaaggcggtgcctttaaggttttttggcgctctgtacttctccctacgtccgtgtacacacagcggcattttaaaaagtcatacattttacttttcgaaaccgataccgataattttgaaaacgatatcaataatttacgatattacattttaaaacatttatcggccgataacattGGAAGTCCGATATTAACGGACTTCTGCACGCTACTTGgtattagaaatgtcaacagcagaggatgaaggccccaaaacaagaggatagaggaaaagaaggagcttattgactatggcAAGGACGAAAATGGCGGACGAGCGCTATGGAGACCCCGAATCAGCAGGGAaccaataagtaagaaaagttggttttgcatgaacAAAACGTCAGATATCGTGTCTTaacaggtgccattttggggtcctcatacacacacaataaaaatccccgtatgttgaagcacggtacgtctgactatggtagccgtaatgctgcCACAATCCATCAATCGGAGTggtttcgtagcttaccaaagtcgtactcaTACAATTTGAGGCTTGCTTACTTACCTGTAATTGCGAGagtcatttattaaacagacgtCAACcggcagtctacacctatctcttatgtgtgactgccatctactggtcgctcttatcattacaccatgtgccaaatattatggcttcaaggtcggtaagcacaaccagaatcaatacgtacattaggcgcaccgggttatacgtCGCACCGTAGattttttgagaaaatggaaggattttaagtgcacctatagtccgaaaaatacggtaattaaaataTGTGATAATAACAATGCAAATAACACTTTGTTACCAATGCAATTGGAAGGTTACTAACTTTAGATTCTCCTAAttatgtaaaattaaaaaaaatagatggacgCTCAACCTTTGTTAGCAAAACTAACCTAACTTAAGTACACATCAAACATCTTGAAGTGCAGTTTTTTCCCCCAGAGTTGGAAAAACTGGGTtgtttgttttccatccatccatcaattttctaccgcttgtcccgtttattggcttttttttttatttccatcacTTTCCTAGAAATCTGGCGTACTGGCTCGTTTTGTCCGTGTCGTTGGACTCATATTGCTTATTCGGTCTGAAGCCAAAATATTCACAAACGTGGACATTTGGCTttgcagacacattttttcctgctaatttttggtatttttggtatTTTGCTAGCGAGGTTCTGTAAGTACATCCTGTGTGTGTAAGCTAGCAGCTCTGCCTACGCCCCCAGAGACAAAGATTGCGGACGACTCACTAGAAGGTTCACTCCGTTCATTTAAAGGCGCTGTTTGTAACTTGCTCtcgattacatttttttatttttaaatcagaaaatataacaagaacacctcTGTCTTGCTTAGGTTACCACTTGTGTTTCAACAGAACACCTTTGTTTTAAAACCCTCTatattttttcacaattactaagttTATGTTTTCAAGGATTTTCTAGCCCGACCAAAAAAAAAtcggtattgattgattgactaatgcTAACGATCCAGATTGGTatcatttgtcaacaacacccggagccAATGCACATGCACGTGTTGCGTAATACGTAGTTACGCCGTAGTTAGTAGCATTAAACATgcctgagtgagcacaatgtgtccgtCATGTCCTTATGTGTCATGACTTTTTATATTTTccgactataatgtgcaataattgtatatgtgtatatgtatatgtatatatgcatacgtatggatacatgcatgtgtggatacatacatacatacatacatacatacatacatatatatatatatatatatatgctctgatatataatttataaattatataaaagtatatatatatatatatatatatatatatatatatatatatatatatatatatatacttttatataatttttttactatttatattactaaattattgtgtatgcaccgtaggggatctgctccaatttcgttgtttttttaacctgttcactgtaataatgacagaTAAAactctattccattctattctagtaCGTCATATTTGTATAATGCTTCAAAATACACTGGAAAGTTAGCGCCATTCCTGGCAtccgtgtaaatgttgcaaactgcTTTTTTAATTCTGTTATTAAATAAACACGCTCGGGTCTGGATCGCACTTTTATATAGCCCAGGAAAGATGGCACA is part of the Nerophis ophidion isolate RoL-2023_Sa linkage group LG13, RoL_Noph_v1.0, whole genome shotgun sequence genome and harbors:
- the LOC133564731 gene encoding sodium channel subunit beta-2-like, whose product is MCVSAQAGRSGVARLLMLILLLGVSGSLCMDVIVPSKINVKNGTDIKIPCTFTSCYKIYPPKFVMNWTYQETVNDTEKMFMVYNQKKGMMARRFADRVTLPDRVPFADRVTFAGNLEKNDLSVILSDVQEDDEGLYHCYVINPPDRIHGHGFIKLNVFPELPPPRDSTIAVAIGASVGGVLALLILSMVVVKFLRHHLKQELISEEKTEEEGKLEAEGATEEGTKQA